One Micromonospora sp. FIMYZ51 genomic window carries:
- a CDS encoding bifunctional oligoribonuclease/PAP phosphatase NrnA, translated as MLPGPTRGGAPGPAGPITSGPSEDDWAAAVAAVRRLPPDGRVLLICHINPDGDALGSMLGFGLGLRRLGVRQLQATFPGPPEVPEPFRGLPGLELLVPAAEADPAPDLVICFDAASDSRLGELADRLTGPGAALVLDHHASNTGFGDVHLVDPAAAATSVVAEELLARLGVTLDAGIAECLYVALSTDTGSFRFDATTPAVHEMAARLLATGIRPGDISRRVFDSRPFGAVRLFGEVLGRARLEPEAAGGQGLVWTYATLDDLARHEQRPYVLEALIDPVRCTAEADVSCVVKQTGPQEWAVSLRSKGATDVSRVAVALGGGGHRLAAGFTGRGSVEEVVERIRAELAVFASEGGTDRPG; from the coding sequence ATGCTGCCCGGCCCGACCAGGGGCGGCGCCCCTGGCCCGGCGGGCCCGATCACGAGTGGGCCCAGCGAGGACGACTGGGCCGCCGCGGTGGCGGCCGTGCGCCGGCTGCCGCCCGACGGCCGGGTGCTGCTGATCTGCCACATCAACCCCGACGGGGACGCGCTTGGCAGCATGCTCGGCTTCGGGCTCGGGCTGCGCCGGCTCGGCGTACGCCAACTCCAGGCGACCTTCCCCGGCCCACCGGAGGTACCCGAGCCGTTCCGTGGCCTGCCCGGTCTGGAGTTGCTGGTGCCGGCGGCCGAGGCCGACCCGGCGCCGGACCTGGTCATCTGCTTCGACGCGGCGAGTGATTCGCGGCTCGGTGAGTTGGCCGACCGGCTGACCGGCCCCGGGGCCGCGCTGGTGCTTGACCATCACGCTTCCAACACCGGCTTCGGCGACGTCCACCTGGTCGATCCGGCTGCGGCGGCGACCTCGGTGGTGGCCGAGGAGCTGCTGGCCCGGCTCGGGGTGACGCTTGACGCCGGCATCGCCGAATGCCTGTACGTGGCCCTGAGCACGGACACCGGCTCGTTCCGGTTCGACGCGACCACCCCGGCGGTGCACGAGATGGCGGCTCGCCTGCTGGCCACCGGGATCCGCCCGGGTGACATCTCCCGGCGGGTCTTCGACAGCCGCCCGTTCGGGGCGGTCCGCCTCTTCGGCGAGGTGCTCGGCCGGGCCCGGTTGGAGCCCGAGGCCGCTGGCGGGCAGGGCCTGGTGTGGACGTACGCGACGCTTGACGACCTGGCCCGGCACGAGCAGCGGCCGTACGTGCTGGAGGCCCTGATCGACCCGGTGCGGTGCACCGCGGAGGCCGATGTGAGCTGTGTCGTCAAGCAGACCGGGCCGCAGGAGTGGGCGGTTTCCCTGCGCAGCAAGGGTGCGACGGACGTCAGCCGGGTGGCCGTCGCGTTGGGTGGTGGCGGGCATCGACTCGCCGCCGGATTCACCGGTCGGGGCAGCGTCGAGGAGGTCGTCGAGCGGATCCGGGCCGAGTTGGCGGTATTCGCGTCGGAGGGCGGCACCGATCGACCGGGCTGA